CCCCCTCGAGCCCCTTCCGGCGCTCCTCCACGGGCTCGGCGATGAGAATCGCCTCGCGGGGGGCATAGCCGGAATCCATCATCCCTCGGGCCAGCGCCGCGCCCATATTGCCCCCGCCGATGATCCCGATGCGTCCTGCCGCCATGTCTGCTCCTTGCCGGAGAGTGCGAATCCGCTCTCACCCTACTGAATTTGGCGGGACGGCACAATTCCCGGCCCGAAAAGCCTGGGATACTGGGTTTCCGCGGTGTTTTAGGCCCGCCGCACCGGGGGCCGGGGGCCGAAAATCGCGGTTCCCACCCGGACGTGGGTCGCACCCTCCGCGATGGCCAGTTCAAAGTCCTTGGACATCCCCATCGAGAGGCACTGCACCTCTCCAAAACCCGCCCGGTGCGCACCATCGCGCAGCTCGCGCAAAAGCCGGAAGTGGGGCCGGCTCTCCTCGGGCGCCCCCGCCAAGGGGGGGATGCACATCAGCCCCCTGACGCGAAGGGCGGGGAGCGCGCTTGCCTTCTCCACGAGGGCGAGCATCTCCTCGGGGGAGACGCCCCCCTTCTGGGTCTCAAGGCCGGTGTTGACCTGAACGAATACCTCGAGCGGCGGCGCACCCGCCGATTCGATTCTCCGGCTCAACTCCTCCGCCAAGGCGAGCGAATCCACCGACTCGACCACATTGAACAGCCCCGGAACGAGCCGCGCCTTGTTCTTCTGGAGGGAGCCGATGAGGTGCCACCTTGCACGGCCGGCAGCCGCCTCGCCCAG
The window above is part of the bacterium genome. Proteins encoded here:
- a CDS encoding NAD(P)-binding domain-containing protein, producing MAAGRIGIIGGGNMGAALARGMMDSGYAPREAILIAEPVEERRKGLEG
- a CDS encoding YggS family pyridoxal phosphate-dependent enzyme, producing the protein MGSIRENLKKVRSQIAEAARGAGRDPGEVQLVAVSKTQPADRVAEAIAAGVDVIGENRVQEARDKRAGLGEAAAGRARWHLIGSLQKNKARLVPGLFNVVESVDSLALAEELSRRIESAGAPPLEVFVQVNTGLETQKGGVSPEEMLALVEKASALPALRVRGLMCIPPLAGAPEESRPHFRLLRELRDGAHRAGFGEVQCLSMGMSKDFELAIAEGATHVRVGTAIFGPRPPVRRA